From Hyalangium ruber, the proteins below share one genomic window:
- a CDS encoding DUF2381 family protein, translating to MLLVLVSLPGPVAWAQAGLSPAREVKARRAELSSGAVPEVRVAPGYLTTLEFDSPLDRDALTVEGRESRFALLETNTRTLVLRPAVELASGERLLVTVGFADGLVPAKAVLALVAHPTEVDGQVQVVRQPLSSEALQARLEAALARCEAGGLAKVVLSGAVDDQGVTVELLEGRCHWRGLQGIPLQSPMVYRSWKSFVVIIPLHLPAGGTPWTPGEARLLDAEGRVVQRMPVWLDVVRLTPGGTGSLAVEMDLRPEDAGRFFVLEVREKDGERGVVIERVRL from the coding sequence ATGCTGCTGGTGTTGGTGTCGTTGCCGGGCCCGGTGGCATGGGCCCAGGCGGGGTTGTCGCCCGCGCGCGAGGTGAAGGCCCGGCGCGCGGAACTGTCCTCCGGAGCCGTGCCGGAGGTGCGCGTCGCGCCCGGCTATCTCACGACGCTGGAGTTCGATTCTCCGCTCGACCGTGACGCGCTCACGGTGGAAGGGCGGGAGAGTCGGTTCGCGTTGCTGGAGACCAACACGCGCACGCTCGTGCTCCGGCCCGCGGTGGAGCTGGCTTCCGGAGAGCGCCTGCTGGTGACGGTGGGCTTCGCGGATGGGCTGGTTCCCGCGAAGGCCGTGCTTGCGCTCGTGGCGCACCCGACCGAGGTGGATGGGCAGGTGCAGGTGGTGCGGCAGCCGCTCTCGAGCGAGGCGCTCCAGGCTCGACTGGAGGCAGCGCTGGCCCGGTGTGAAGCGGGAGGGTTGGCCAAGGTGGTGCTCTCGGGAGCCGTGGATGATCAGGGCGTCACCGTGGAGTTGCTCGAGGGCAGGTGCCACTGGAGGGGTTTGCAGGGAATTCCTCTTCAATCTCCCATGGTCTATCGCTCCTGGAAGTCCTTCGTGGTGATCATTCCCCTTCACCTTCCTGCTGGAGGAACTCCTTGGACGCCAGGTGAGGCGAGGCTGCTGGATGCCGAGGGTCGGGTGGTGCAGCGCATGCCCGTGTGGCTGGACGTGGTTCGCCTCACCCCTGGAGGGACGGGTTCTCTCGCGGTGGAGATGGACTTGCGCCCCGAGGATGCCGGCAGGTTCTTCGTCCTGGAAGTACGCGAGAAGGATGGGGAACGCGGAGTCGTGATCGAGAGAGTGAGGCTCTGA
- a CDS encoding ATP-binding response regulator, whose translation MNFGAPTHPLRILLIEDDEDDFILVRDALEALGSEKKMTLEWVEDPERGLELLQAGGHDVCLLDYRLGIYTGLELLELARQRGVHTPIILMTGLGDDMVDRQALEAGAADFMVKSQMTPVLLQRSIRYTVQHARTLAELRRSQSSFRELIERLPDGICVLRERRLIYANPALVALVGCDSADELLGRELSDLASAFFQPEDWQALRRDEPGVLKARGPMAFREFRLRRKSGDIIVAEMARFAVVFDGQPSAMCIARDLTERNQMQSRLMLADRMAALGMVAGMVAHDINNPLAYVLTNLHTLESDVLPRLPLATGEREEVRGLLSDAQLGAVRAREVVQQFRIFSSGEKEPRAEPLEVHRVLESALRMAGNEIRHRARLVRDYTEPLTAQASEGPLGQVFLNLLVNAAQAIPEGAVEGNEIRLVTRRAAGEVRIEVHDTGVGIPPDRLTRVFDPFYTTKPRGVGTGLGLSICRDIVSGFGGRLELESEVGRGSVFRVILPAAATPEVVARSRLTTEPVLAKVRRGRILIVDDEPLVSQAIRRALQREHEVMALTSAREAHQRLTGGESFDIILCDIMMPEMSGMDLHEQLARVSPAQAERMVFLTGGAFTPKAREFLSHVKNPRMEKPFLPKELQALVHSLLSGSAASPS comes from the coding sequence ATGAACTTCGGAGCCCCCACGCACCCGCTGCGCATCCTCCTCATCGAAGATGATGAGGATGACTTCATCCTGGTGCGGGACGCGCTGGAGGCGCTGGGCTCCGAGAAGAAGATGACGCTCGAGTGGGTGGAGGACCCGGAGCGGGGGTTGGAGTTGCTGCAGGCCGGCGGCCATGACGTGTGCCTGTTGGACTACCGGTTGGGCATCTACACGGGGCTGGAGCTGCTGGAGCTGGCGCGCCAGCGCGGGGTGCATACCCCCATCATCCTGATGACGGGGCTGGGGGATGACATGGTGGACCGCCAGGCGCTGGAGGCCGGGGCCGCCGACTTCATGGTCAAGTCGCAGATGACGCCGGTGCTGCTGCAGCGCTCCATCCGCTACACGGTGCAGCACGCGCGCACGCTGGCGGAGCTGCGCCGCTCCCAGTCGAGCTTCCGAGAACTCATCGAGCGGCTGCCCGACGGCATCTGCGTTCTGCGGGAGCGCCGGCTCATCTATGCCAACCCCGCGCTCGTGGCGCTGGTGGGGTGCGACTCCGCGGACGAGCTGCTGGGGCGGGAGCTCAGTGATCTGGCCAGCGCCTTCTTCCAGCCGGAGGACTGGCAGGCGCTGCGGCGGGACGAGCCCGGAGTGCTGAAGGCCCGCGGCCCCATGGCCTTTCGGGAGTTCCGCCTGCGGCGCAAGTCGGGCGACATCATCGTCGCGGAGATGGCCCGCTTCGCGGTGGTGTTCGACGGACAGCCGAGCGCCATGTGCATTGCCCGGGACCTGACGGAGCGCAACCAGATGCAGTCGCGGTTGATGCTCGCGGACCGCATGGCCGCGCTGGGGATGGTGGCGGGCATGGTGGCGCACGACATCAACAACCCGCTGGCCTACGTGCTCACCAACCTGCACACGCTGGAGTCGGACGTGCTGCCGCGCCTGCCGCTGGCGACGGGCGAGCGCGAGGAGGTGCGTGGGTTGCTCTCGGACGCCCAGCTCGGCGCCGTGCGGGCGCGGGAGGTCGTCCAGCAGTTCCGCATCTTCTCCAGCGGAGAGAAGGAGCCCCGCGCCGAGCCCCTGGAGGTCCACCGGGTGCTCGAGTCGGCGCTGCGCATGGCGGGCAACGAGATTCGCCACCGCGCGCGGCTGGTGCGCGACTACACCGAGCCGCTGACGGCGCAGGCGAGCGAGGGTCCGTTGGGGCAGGTGTTCCTGAACCTGCTGGTGAACGCGGCCCAGGCCATCCCCGAGGGGGCGGTGGAGGGCAATGAGATCCGCCTGGTGACGCGGCGCGCGGCGGGGGAAGTGCGCATCGAGGTACACGACACGGGCGTGGGCATTCCGCCGGACCGGCTCACCCGGGTGTTCGACCCGTTCTACACCACCAAGCCGCGCGGGGTGGGCACGGGGCTGGGGCTGTCTATCTGCCGCGACATCGTCTCGGGCTTCGGCGGGCGCCTGGAGCTCGAGAGCGAGGTGGGGCGCGGCAGTGTCTTCCGCGTCATCCTCCCCGCCGCGGCGACGCCCGAGGTGGTGGCCCGCTCTCGGCTCACGACCGAGCCAGTCCTCGCCAAGGTCCGGCGTGGGCGCATCCTCATCGTGGACGACGAGCCGCTGGTCAGCCAGGCCATCCGCCGGGCGCTCCAGCGCGAGCACGAGGTGATGGCGCTCACCAGCGCGCGCGAGGCCCACCAGCGGCTCACGGGCGGAGAGAGCTTCGACATCATCCTCTGCGACATCATGATGCCGGAGATGAGCGGGATGGACCTACACGAGCAGCTGGCGCGTGTCTCACCCGCGCAGGCCGAGCGGATGGTGTTCCTGACGGGCGGGGCCTTCACGCCCAAGGCGCGCGAGTTCCTGAGCCATGTGAAGAACCCGCGCATGGAGAAGCCCTTCCTGCCCAAGGAACTCCAGGCGCTGGTGCACTCCCTGCTTTCTGGGTCGGCTGCCTCCCCCTCCTGA
- a CDS encoding lipid A deacylase LpxR family protein, with the protein MLRALALLSSVLAQAPAATPPAVDPKLPFVTTLHLENDVLVQSDRYYSNGIRLEHHGEYDACRELALALGFPDSVDHRYPCGGSLAQNMYTPSRIVPNEGELPWPDPNDRPYGGWLHGGLLFQHLAVDEEPTDSSRLTLQATVGVIGPPAGAGVVQREWHGALNNIFGHVVARIPVGWEAQLPTEPAFHVSALREQPLLWSRYVDATWSAGAMVGTVFTNASLGGTVRAGLLARPFGLAPIMPSVRKAKRAREEAEGKAPEVSSTPDVPERTFEAYLFARGQVRWVARNLFLDGTFFRKSISVRKTPFVGDTDFGFALRGSKFEFDLSFVFRSQEMAEPPDPRLSGHRFARLQLSYFH; encoded by the coding sequence ATGCTGCGAGCCCTCGCGCTGCTCTCGTCCGTCCTGGCCCAGGCCCCTGCCGCCACTCCTCCGGCGGTGGACCCCAAGCTGCCCTTCGTCACGACCCTGCACCTCGAAAATGACGTGCTCGTCCAGAGCGACCGCTATTACTCGAACGGCATCCGCCTCGAACACCATGGCGAGTATGACGCCTGCCGCGAGCTGGCCCTAGCCCTCGGGTTCCCTGACTCGGTCGATCACCGCTACCCCTGCGGTGGCTCGCTCGCGCAGAACATGTACACCCCCAGCCGCATCGTCCCCAACGAAGGCGAGCTGCCCTGGCCCGACCCCAATGACCGCCCCTATGGCGGGTGGCTCCATGGCGGGTTGCTGTTCCAGCACCTCGCTGTCGATGAGGAGCCCACCGACTCCTCCCGGCTCACGCTTCAGGCCACCGTGGGAGTCATTGGTCCTCCCGCCGGAGCAGGCGTCGTGCAGCGGGAGTGGCACGGAGCGCTCAACAACATCTTCGGCCACGTCGTGGCCAGGATTCCCGTCGGCTGGGAGGCCCAGCTTCCCACCGAGCCCGCCTTCCACGTCTCCGCGCTGCGCGAACAGCCCCTGTTGTGGAGCCGCTACGTGGATGCCACCTGGTCCGCTGGCGCCATGGTGGGCACCGTCTTCACCAACGCCAGTCTCGGCGGCACCGTGCGCGCCGGCCTGCTCGCCCGGCCGTTCGGACTCGCGCCCATCATGCCCTCCGTTCGCAAGGCCAAGCGCGCCCGCGAGGAGGCCGAGGGCAAGGCTCCCGAGGTCTCCTCGACGCCGGACGTCCCGGAGCGCACCTTCGAGGCCTATCTCTTCGCCCGGGGGCAGGTGCGGTGGGTGGCGCGCAACCTGTTCCTGGATGGGACGTTCTTTCGCAAGAGCATCAGCGTTCGCAAGACGCCCTTCGTCGGTGACACCGACTTCGGCTTCGCCTTGCGCGGGAGCAAGTTCGAGTTCGACCTGAGCTTCGTCTTCCGCTCACAGGAGATGGCCGAGCCCCCAGACCCTCGGCTCTCCGGTCACCGCTTCGCGCGGCTTCAGCTCAGCTACTTCCACTGA
- a CDS encoding response regulator, with amino-acid sequence MQRARAITILMADDDADDRDLTRDAMRQSRLRNELRYVEDGEELLDYLNHRGRYTDPKDAPLPGLILLDLNMPRKDGREALREIKSHPGLRRIPVIILTTSKTEEDVLRTYDLGANCFITKPGTFEELVEVVKVLDKHWVQTAELPQVAVS; translated from the coding sequence ATGCAACGAGCCAGGGCAATCACCATCTTGATGGCCGATGACGACGCGGATGACCGGGACCTCACCCGGGACGCCATGCGTCAGAGCCGCCTGCGCAACGAGCTGCGCTATGTGGAGGACGGCGAGGAGCTGCTCGACTATCTCAACCACCGGGGCCGCTACACCGACCCGAAGGATGCGCCGCTGCCGGGGCTCATCCTCCTGGACCTGAACATGCCTCGGAAGGACGGCCGCGAGGCCCTGCGGGAGATCAAGTCGCACCCCGGGCTGCGGCGCATCCCCGTCATCATCCTGACGACCTCCAAGACGGAGGAGGACGTGCTGCGCACCTATGACCTGGGTGCCAACTGCTTCATCACCAAGCCAGGCACGTTCGAGGAGCTGGTCGAGGTCGTGAAGGTCCTGGATAAGCACTGGGTGCAGACCGCCGAGCTTCCTCAAGTGGCTGTCTCATGA
- a CDS encoding ATP-dependent helicase HrpB, whose product MTGPMINVPAAQGALQTLPDQGVAQPNKQGDSKFDAVLADKAQATSGAAQPQSAQSVRAVETVASTEKPTTNLVSHVVRELEAGHLRLEKLIETSASGKTFSNAELLSLQASMYKYTLELDLTSKVVEKATTGIKDVVKTQV is encoded by the coding sequence ATGACGGGCCCGATGATCAACGTGCCAGCCGCCCAGGGAGCGCTTCAGACGTTGCCGGATCAGGGGGTGGCGCAGCCAAACAAGCAGGGAGACTCGAAGTTCGACGCGGTACTGGCGGACAAGGCCCAGGCCACGAGCGGAGCAGCCCAGCCACAGTCCGCCCAGTCCGTACGAGCGGTGGAGACAGTCGCCAGCACGGAGAAGCCAACGACCAACCTGGTGTCCCACGTCGTACGAGAGCTGGAGGCGGGGCACCTGCGCCTGGAGAAGCTCATCGAGACGAGCGCCTCGGGAAAGACGTTCTCGAACGCGGAGCTACTGTCGCTACAGGCCTCCATGTACAAGTACACGCTGGAGTTGGACCTGACGAGCAAGGTCGTCGAGAAGGCCACCACCGGAATCAAGGACGTGGTGAAGACCCAGGTGTAG
- a CDS encoding serine/threonine protein kinase translates to MDVETLMVHPDALKPETLVSGWRILGRSGKGGFGAVYRVEDAARPGEVYALKMSLRLGDPRAERETTLLMTKAMHTNIVRIHGHGRWPHPKEGYHYIVMDHVEGPNLIDWVEGTNPSFHQLGAVLDKLALALGFLNEHDAWHRDVKPENILVRSSDGEPILLDLSAGDYEGAQTLTEQPLPPGTRHCRSPEALRFNQRNWDRKGVHYEYKATDELYALGVTAYRALTGHWPFPLELPREVLEDVILWRVPPSPETVNRRVPPELSALVMRLLDKDPEARPQSGRELHEAVVAASAFGEAAVWEATCFEWENEPDGLQRRIRRPEPPTLLPGPKPPAPPKSVPFALATVPAPGGALHAQDAPALDPSFARDGIARERAPSRAVPVPARAWRRWVLRLGLILLLGGGLALGVVYFSPTLQVGLPSFAKTTHEVANSPESPDAREAAVPPSAEATPAVVATPATGSEEPTPVKTKKATGNKSATQRKSKNLEKAAAAVACLELSAGCASTQVKPFEEVEKCPPEALAAMKKLGLRLGSAGNLVVDVQQPGTSGDTGRYQDGPITSVLLGEPTATLPAGSLILGTLWTSSGRIDRWGDAKVYGRYTEVRTPNGQRYPVCFTLGDEDGVPQLEGSQPGAALLPRSVPFKIVKRYIFE, encoded by the coding sequence ATGGATGTGGAAACGCTGATGGTGCATCCCGATGCGCTGAAGCCAGAGACGCTGGTCAGCGGCTGGCGCATCTTGGGTAGGTCCGGCAAGGGTGGCTTCGGCGCTGTCTACCGCGTCGAGGACGCCGCACGGCCCGGGGAGGTGTACGCGCTGAAGATGTCTCTACGGCTGGGAGACCCAAGAGCCGAGCGAGAGACGACGCTGCTGATGACGAAGGCGATGCACACCAACATCGTACGTATCCACGGCCACGGACGCTGGCCGCATCCGAAAGAGGGCTACCACTACATCGTCATGGACCATGTGGAGGGGCCCAACCTCATTGACTGGGTGGAGGGTACCAACCCCTCTTTCCATCAACTGGGCGCTGTGCTCGACAAGCTCGCTCTGGCGCTGGGCTTCTTGAATGAGCACGACGCCTGGCACCGCGACGTCAAGCCGGAGAACATCCTGGTGCGTTCCTCGGATGGCGAACCCATCCTGCTGGATCTGAGCGCCGGCGACTACGAAGGGGCGCAAACCCTGACTGAACAACCCCTGCCGCCGGGAACCCGGCATTGCCGTAGCCCGGAGGCGCTTCGATTCAATCAGCGCAACTGGGATCGCAAAGGGGTTCACTACGAATACAAGGCCACGGACGAACTGTACGCCCTGGGAGTCACTGCCTACCGTGCCCTGACGGGTCACTGGCCGTTTCCTCTGGAACTGCCACGAGAGGTGCTCGAAGACGTCATCCTGTGGCGGGTGCCTCCCTCACCCGAGACCGTCAACCGACGGGTGCCGCCGGAGCTGTCTGCCCTCGTCATGCGGCTGTTGGACAAGGATCCCGAAGCACGTCCCCAGAGTGGCCGGGAACTTCACGAAGCCGTAGTGGCCGCGTCCGCGTTTGGAGAGGCTGCGGTGTGGGAGGCGACCTGCTTCGAGTGGGAGAACGAGCCAGACGGGCTGCAGCGCCGCATCCGGCGACCGGAGCCACCTACGCTTCTTCCAGGTCCGAAGCCGCCAGCACCACCCAAGTCTGTGCCCTTTGCGTTGGCGACTGTTCCAGCCCCTGGCGGCGCTCTGCATGCGCAGGACGCTCCAGCTCTTGATCCTTCCTTCGCACGAGACGGTATCGCGCGGGAGAGAGCTCCTTCGCGAGCTGTTCCTGTGCCAGCGCGAGCATGGAGACGATGGGTGCTTCGCTTGGGGCTGATTTTGCTTCTGGGCGGAGGGCTGGCCCTGGGAGTGGTGTATTTCAGTCCTACCTTGCAAGTCGGGTTGCCATCATTCGCGAAGACTACCCATGAAGTGGCGAATTCGCCCGAGTCCCCCGATGCTAGGGAGGCCGCAGTACCGCCCTCGGCGGAAGCCACCCCTGCGGTCGTCGCGACCCCCGCGACGGGATCGGAGGAGCCCACTCCCGTGAAGACGAAGAAGGCCACCGGCAACAAGTCCGCGACTCAGCGGAAGTCTAAAAACCTCGAGAAAGCCGCTGCGGCGGTCGCGTGCCTGGAACTGAGTGCCGGCTGTGCCAGTACCCAGGTAAAGCCCTTTGAAGAAGTAGAGAAGTGCCCACCTGAGGCGCTTGCCGCGATGAAGAAGCTAGGCCTGAGACTGGGGAGTGCTGGGAATCTCGTGGTCGATGTCCAGCAGCCGGGTACATCGGGCGATACAGGGCGCTACCAGGACGGCCCTATTACGAGTGTCCTCTTGGGCGAGCCGACTGCAACCCTCCCAGCGGGGAGCCTGATCCTCGGTACGCTCTGGACGAGCAGTGGCAGGATCGACCGGTGGGGGGATGCGAAGGTCTATGGTCGCTATACGGAGGTGCGCACGCCGAACGGCCAGCGCTATCCCGTCTGTTTCACGCTGGGAGATGAGGACGGTGTTCCCCAGTTGGAGGGATCTCAGCCCGGTGCCGCTCTGCTCCCGCGCTCCGTGCCCTTCAAGATCGTCAAGCGCTACATCTTTGAGTGA
- a CDS encoding sensor histidine kinase: protein MSQTSRVDSESESAEPTKATPPGNDTSMEQVLQFISRLKADEANVRYPVGQGPLAPVIQALNGLAADIDSRRSSTTDAFGIHALVRQAPSTMIAYDTEHRIRFINSIPPGVSSEEIVGRSAYDWIAPHDVERVRGFFQKVLETGEPVEYETQSTPEVGNAWFSVRLGPVRSGSEIVGLTLITTDVTAQKLAQLRLEESLRRLEQSNRELESFASVASHDLQEPLRKIQSFGERLKSTAAEVLSPEARDYLERMQNAATRMRRLIDDLLAFSRVSSKAQPFVPVNLSNIAGDVVGDLEVAIEQAGATVTVGPLPTLKADPTQMRQLLQNLLSNALKFRQENVPPRVNVQATVDAKQKRCELRVEDNGIGFDEKYLGRIFNLFQRLHGQGKYAGTGIGLAICRKIVERHGGTISASSVPGQGATFIVSLPLEPPQSV from the coding sequence TTGAGCCAGACATCCCGGGTGGACAGCGAGTCTGAGAGCGCGGAGCCCACGAAGGCCACGCCACCTGGCAATGACACCTCCATGGAGCAGGTGCTCCAGTTCATCTCGAGGCTGAAGGCCGACGAAGCCAATGTGCGCTACCCGGTGGGACAGGGGCCGCTGGCGCCTGTGATTCAGGCCCTCAACGGGCTGGCCGCCGACATTGACTCGCGCCGCTCCTCGACGACCGATGCGTTCGGCATCCATGCCCTGGTCCGGCAGGCGCCCAGCACGATGATCGCGTACGACACCGAGCATCGGATCCGCTTCATCAACTCCATCCCTCCGGGAGTCAGTTCCGAGGAGATCGTCGGCCGGTCCGCCTATGACTGGATCGCCCCGCATGACGTCGAGCGGGTGCGCGGTTTCTTCCAGAAGGTCCTCGAGACGGGCGAGCCCGTCGAGTACGAGACCCAGTCGACCCCCGAGGTGGGCAATGCCTGGTTCTCGGTGAGGCTGGGGCCGGTGCGCTCGGGCTCGGAGATCGTCGGCTTGACGCTGATCACCACCGACGTCACCGCCCAGAAGCTGGCCCAGCTGCGCCTGGAGGAGAGCCTGCGCCGGCTGGAGCAGTCCAACCGCGAGCTGGAGAGCTTCGCCTCGGTGGCCTCGCACGACCTGCAGGAGCCACTGCGGAAGATCCAGTCCTTCGGTGAGCGGCTGAAGTCCACCGCCGCCGAGGTGCTCAGCCCCGAGGCGCGCGACTACCTGGAGCGGATGCAGAACGCGGCCACCCGCATGCGCCGGCTCATCGACGATCTGCTGGCCTTCTCGCGGGTGAGCTCGAAGGCCCAACCCTTCGTCCCGGTGAACCTCTCCAACATCGCCGGAGACGTGGTGGGCGACCTGGAGGTCGCCATCGAGCAGGCGGGGGCCACGGTCACCGTGGGCCCGCTGCCGACGCTCAAGGCGGACCCCACGCAGATGCGACAGCTGTTGCAGAACCTGCTGAGCAACGCGCTCAAGTTCCGCCAGGAGAACGTGCCCCCGCGCGTCAACGTGCAGGCCACGGTGGACGCGAAACAGAAGCGCTGCGAGCTGCGCGTCGAGGACAACGGCATTGGCTTCGACGAGAAGTACCTCGGCCGCATCTTCAACCTGTTCCAGCGCCTGCACGGCCAGGGCAAGTACGCGGGCACGGGTATCGGCTTGGCCATCTGCCGAAAGATCGTCGAGCGCCACGGCGGAACCATCAGCGCCAGCAGCGTGCCCGGCCAGGGCGCCACCTTCATCGTCTCACTGCCACTCGAACCCCCCCAGAGCGTGTAG